A window from Corynebacterium singulare encodes these proteins:
- a CDS encoding ABC transporter permease, protein MSTTTRTPQRILGIYAVLIVLLVLVAAPLVSVLISAVVGYRDEPSSLHKIVEPGMGEVLLNTVILSLLVVVFSTLFAAPLAFLRAWTPFSKANWIEIAIMIPFMTPPFAAAMAWMDFTRRGGVAEMLLGHTLGKLAHDAIYSVPGMAFIMACELFPFLYLILRNCLTSIPASSLEMAQVAGASRWQQLSRIIMPAVVGPYSLGALIVFIKAAGEFGTPVTLGYAIGFKVLVSSIYQDVTIDPLSFSDAAASSSVLFALGVAAWAFQQWVSRRDLTGGGRVSRQVSLRVGAVGKSIGGLVTFLIFACSVLIPYISITLAAMTILRSAPPTPQNLTFDYFAIVLQMPSAQEALLRSIALGAVGATTAVVLGIAVTLLTQHTKRLSARVADFLAVAPDTVPGIVLAIGFILLWNAPWLPWSPYGTMGILVLAFTVLFLPMAVQNIKTSASAVSPTVYEAAAVSGATASHTLRSITLPLLAPGIFAGWLLAFFVGFRELVMSSLIRPSQLNLLAPWIMNQFDQGHRAEAMAMTLIGVGTSTVVLVLITWWQGRKTSV, encoded by the coding sequence ATGAGCACCACGACACGCACCCCGCAGCGCATTCTCGGTATTTATGCAGTACTCATCGTCCTGCTTGTGCTCGTCGCCGCACCGCTGGTCTCGGTGCTCATCAGTGCCGTGGTGGGCTACCGCGATGAGCCGTCCTCGCTCCACAAGATTGTGGAGCCAGGCATGGGAGAGGTGTTGCTCAACACGGTCATCCTCTCCTTGCTCGTGGTGGTCTTTTCTACCTTGTTTGCCGCACCCCTCGCGTTTCTGCGTGCATGGACACCTTTTTCTAAGGCGAACTGGATAGAAATCGCCATCATGATTCCGTTTATGACCCCGCCTTTTGCCGCAGCGATGGCCTGGATGGACTTCACCCGCCGCGGTGGAGTCGCCGAAATGCTCCTCGGGCATACCCTGGGCAAGCTCGCTCACGATGCCATTTACTCCGTGCCCGGCATGGCCTTCATTATGGCCTGCGAACTTTTCCCGTTCCTCTACCTCATTCTCCGCAACTGCCTGACCTCCATTCCTGCTTCGTCTCTGGAAATGGCGCAGGTGGCAGGCGCCAGCCGCTGGCAGCAGTTAAGCCGTATCATCATGCCGGCGGTGGTAGGCCCCTATTCGCTTGGCGCGCTGATTGTCTTCATCAAGGCCGCCGGCGAGTTCGGCACCCCAGTTACCTTGGGCTACGCTATCGGCTTCAAGGTGCTGGTCTCTTCCATCTACCAGGATGTCACCATTGACCCGCTCAGCTTTTCCGACGCTGCGGCTTCATCGTCAGTACTTTTCGCTCTAGGAGTGGCCGCATGGGCATTTCAGCAGTGGGTCTCGCGCCGCGACCTGACCGGTGGCGGCCGGGTGTCCCGCCAGGTGTCACTGCGTGTTGGCGCAGTGGGTAAGTCCATTGGTGGTCTGGTGACCTTCCTTATCTTCGCTTGCTCGGTACTTATCCCGTACATCTCCATCACCCTGGCTGCGATGACTATCCTGCGCTCTGCACCGCCCACACCGCAGAACCTCACCTTTGACTACTTTGCCATCGTTCTCCAGATGCCGTCTGCCCAGGAGGCGCTCCTGCGCTCTATTGCCCTCGGTGCGGTCGGGGCTACGACGGCCGTCGTCCTCGGCATTGCAGTCACGCTGCTCACTCAGCACACCAAGCGCCTCAGCGCCCGTGTCGCCGACTTCCTCGCCGTGGCTCCCGATACCGTTCCCGGCATAGTTCTCGCCATTGGCTTCATTCTCCTGTGGAACGCCCCGTGGCTGCCGTGGTCTCCGTATGGCACCATGGGCATCCTCGTCTTGGCCTTCACCGTGCTCTTCTTGCCGATGGCCGTGCAGAACATCAAGACCTCCGCCAGCGCAGTCTCTCCCACTGTGTACGAAGCCGCCGCAGTTTCAGGGGCAACAGCTTCCCACACGCTGCGCAGCATCACGCTCCCACTGCTCGCTCCCGGTATCTTCGCCGGATGGTTATTGGCGTTCTTCGTTGGTTTCCGGGAGCTTGTGATGTCGTCGCTTATCCGCCCGAGTCAGCTGAACCTCCTGGCACCGTGGATTATGAATCAGTTCGATCAAGGCCACCGCGCCGAGGCCATGGCAATGACCCTCATCGGTGTGGGCACCTCCACCGTGGTGCTCGTCCTCATCACGTGGTGGCAGGGGCGCAAAACTAGTGTCTAG
- a CDS encoding metallophosphoesterase family protein: protein MSSILIFADLHLGKPGAPGLHWALDMLENATADACVCLGDIIDRDADPATYVPQSYEVLSRAGERFNEVHFISGNHDVHHELTFPAAVMVHPTEVHSFTCAGATVVTAAVASDPDPRMLTFPARQHHGPHLGLLHSSVSGEFSKGLCLPITPQELEACGYDAWVLGHVHSPQVLNEEPFIGWVGMGSAVLYDVPTATLTRL, encoded by the coding sequence GTGTCTAGCATTCTCATTTTTGCGGATCTCCACCTAGGCAAGCCCGGCGCGCCCGGCTTGCACTGGGCGCTGGACATGCTGGAGAACGCTACCGCGGACGCCTGCGTGTGCCTCGGTGACATCATCGACCGCGATGCCGACCCCGCAACCTACGTGCCCCAATCCTATGAGGTGTTGAGCCGCGCCGGCGAGCGCTTCAACGAGGTCCATTTCATTTCTGGCAACCACGATGTCCACCACGAGCTCACCTTCCCAGCGGCCGTCATGGTCCACCCAACTGAGGTGCATTCCTTCACCTGTGCTGGCGCTACCGTTGTTACGGCTGCAGTTGCTTCCGATCCGGATCCACGCATGCTCACTTTCCCGGCGCGCCAGCATCACGGCCCGCACCTCGGTCTTCTGCACTCGTCCGTGTCCGGTGAGTTTTCCAAGGGCTTGTGTCTGCCTATTACTCCTCAAGAACTGGAGGCGTGTGGATACGATGCCTGGGTTCTGGGGCACGTCCACTCCCCTCAAGTGCTCAACGAGGAACCGTTCATCGGCTGGGTCGGCATGGGTAGCGCTGTGCTTTACGACGTCCCCACTGCCACCCTCACCCGCCTGTAG
- a CDS encoding GntR family transcriptional regulator, whose product MQKDRVPAAERAYDHLKRRIIDDEVDDSEMLSEAALAAELGMSRTPVREAFLRLEVEGFLKLYPKRGALVVPISPREIREVYEARLLVDEHSARHICTLSAEERGLIADVLDAIIEEQHAALDQDDLRAYAQLDAKFHQTIMDNGGNRLLANLGHTLRERQQRFTATAVGRSVERARAFVAQHAVLADALRAGHLDTYLTELESHLNSSRKQL is encoded by the coding sequence ATGCAGAAAGACAGGGTGCCCGCCGCGGAACGGGCTTATGACCACCTCAAGCGCCGCATCATTGATGACGAGGTCGACGACTCGGAGATGCTTTCTGAAGCCGCCCTCGCCGCCGAACTAGGAATGAGCCGCACTCCGGTGCGTGAAGCCTTCCTCCGCCTAGAGGTCGAAGGTTTTCTGAAGCTCTACCCCAAACGCGGTGCGCTCGTGGTACCGATTAGTCCCCGTGAAATTCGCGAGGTCTACGAGGCCCGCCTGCTTGTCGACGAGCACTCTGCCCGCCATATCTGCACCCTCTCTGCCGAGGAACGCGGTCTCATCGCCGATGTCCTCGACGCCATCATCGAGGAGCAGCATGCCGCGCTCGATCAGGACGACTTGCGCGCATACGCCCAGCTCGACGCCAAATTCCACCAGACCATCATGGACAACGGCGGCAATCGCCTGCTGGCCAACTTGGGCCATACCCTGCGCGAGCGCCAGCAGCGTTTCACCGCGACGGCCGTGGGGCGCAGCGTGGAACGCGCCCGAGCGTTCGTAGCCCAACACGCCGTGCTTGCCGACGCCCTCCGCGCCGGCCACCTCGACACCTACCTCACCGAACTAGAATCCCACCTCAACTCTTCAAGGAAGCAACTGTGA
- a CDS encoding MFS transporter codes for MVAVAWGGNEFTPLLVMYREASHFSQVTVNGLLAAYVIGIIPALLIGGPLSDLIGRRPMLLPAAPLSLAGSFLLSIAPEEPLIIALGRVLCGMALGLVMAVGSTWITELITRAGGDPASGARKASLCLTAGFLVGAGIASVLAQWGPWPTHTAYILHMLLTVVTAIWILHTPETRQPSHGTVKTTILDLTVREMLEMLHVPTAAHKRFVRVVIPVAPWVFGCAGAAYALLPQLLSDSAGGAPIAFSGLMTVITLGCGVGVQMLGSLVDTHKSARASAIAMGVITIGAILGALAAHSLSLPLGIAAAATMGAGYGLALVAGLSEVQRIAGERELAGLTAVYYSISYTGFFIPMAFSALAPYIGFTNLFIIGSALALVCLVNVILAWRAHLPGARR; via the coding sequence ATGGTGGCCGTGGCATGGGGCGGCAACGAGTTCACGCCCCTGCTGGTGATGTACCGCGAGGCCTCGCACTTCTCCCAGGTCACGGTCAATGGTCTGCTCGCGGCATACGTCATCGGTATTATTCCAGCATTGCTCATCGGCGGTCCGCTCTCTGACCTCATCGGCCGCCGTCCGATGTTGCTTCCAGCTGCCCCGCTCTCCCTCGCCGGTTCTTTCCTACTTTCCATCGCTCCCGAGGAGCCCCTCATCATCGCTCTGGGCCGAGTCCTGTGCGGCATGGCCTTGGGCTTAGTCATGGCGGTCGGTTCCACATGGATTACCGAACTCATTACCCGCGCCGGCGGTGATCCTGCCTCCGGTGCGCGCAAGGCGTCATTGTGCCTGACCGCAGGATTCCTTGTTGGTGCTGGCATTGCCTCGGTTCTGGCGCAGTGGGGTCCTTGGCCAACGCACACCGCCTATATCCTGCACATGCTCCTCACCGTGGTCACCGCCATCTGGATTCTCCATACCCCGGAGACCCGTCAGCCCAGCCACGGCACGGTCAAAACCACCATTCTGGATCTCACTGTTCGCGAGATGCTCGAGATGCTCCACGTGCCCACCGCCGCCCACAAGCGCTTCGTTCGCGTTGTCATCCCGGTAGCTCCGTGGGTCTTCGGCTGCGCTGGCGCTGCCTATGCCCTGCTTCCACAGCTGCTTTCGGACTCAGCTGGTGGCGCGCCTATTGCCTTCTCCGGCCTCATGACCGTCATCACCTTGGGCTGCGGCGTAGGCGTACAAATGCTAGGCAGTCTCGTGGATACCCATAAATCCGCTCGAGCCTCAGCCATCGCCATGGGCGTGATCACTATTGGTGCTATTCTTGGCGCCCTTGCTGCCCACTCGCTCTCCTTGCCGCTCGGCATCGCGGCGGCCGCGACCATGGGCGCTGGTTATGGCTTGGCTCTCGTCGCCGGCCTCTCCGAGGTACAGCGCATTGCAGGTGAGCGCGAGCTCGCCGGCCTGACCGCCGTGTACTATTCCATCTCCTACACCGGCTTTTTCATCCCCATGGCCTTCAGCGCCCTAGCTCCCTACATCGGGTTCACCAACCTATTCATCATCGGCAGCGCTCTCGCCCTAGTGTGCTTGGTCAATGTCATCCTGGCCTGGCGCGCGCACCTGCCAGGTGCTCGACGCTAA
- the ileS gene encoding isoleucine--tRNA ligase, whose translation MSAEETQAGQVGSVYPKVDMTGGTSKFPVMEEIVQKYWKQDDTFQASLQQTEGCPEYVFYDGPPFANGLPHYGHLLTGYVKDIVPRYRTMAGNHVPRVFGWDTHGLPAELEAEKQLGITDKAQIEEMGLEKFNEYCAKSVLEYTDEWEEYVNRQARWVDFENGYKTMDLDYMESVMWAFKELYDKGLIYQGFRVLPYSWAEHTSLSNQETRLDDSYKMRQDPTLTVTFPVAGAREGSAAEKTLTDNAELVDASFLAWTTTPWTLPSNLALAVHPEVTYVLFKATEGDFAGRTFIMAEALVGTLAKELGEAEILKTFTGAELEGFQYQPIFDFFPDVENAYQLLLADYVTTEDGTGVVHQAPAFGEDDMLTCQKYGVGLVIPVDEDGKFTSQVPPYEGQLVFDANKAIIKDLKAAGRVVRHVTIEHSYPHSWRSGEPLIYMALPAWFVKVTEFRDRMVELNHNEIEWLPEHIRDGQFGKWLEGARDWNISRTRYWGAPIPAWISDNPEYPRVDVYGSLDELERDFGVRPTSLHRPHIDELTRPNPDDPTGKSMMRRVPDVLDCWFESGSMPFAQKHYPFENKEWFETHSPSDFIVEYSGQTRGWFYVMHALSTALFDRPAYKKVVAHGIVLGNDGLKMSKSKGNYPNVNEVFDRDGSDAMRWFLMSSPILRGGNLIVTEQGIREGVRQAILPIWNAYTFLQLYASQEATFDVSSTNVLDRYILAKTHDLVKNTNDALANTDIASATEEVRLFADALTNWYVRRSRDRFWEGEETHEEAFNTLYTVLETVTRVVAPLLPHVAEVIYRGLTGERSVHLASYPKAEDYPADDALVAAMDATRAVASAASSVRKSNKLRNRLPLPKLTVAMPESARLADFKDIIRDEVNVKDVVLTDDVDEVGTFEVVCNAKVAGPRLGKDVQRAIKNLKAGNYEREGDEVVVDGDIRLSPEEYTERLQAANPESTARVDGVDGLVVLDTEVTEELEAEGWAADVIRGLQDARKAEDFVVTDRISVVLSVPADKEEWAQRHREHIAAEVLATDFTVTVEELTADAGQAVHDVLKGVTATAAKA comes from the coding sequence ATGAGCGCAGAAGAAACACAGGCCGGCCAGGTCGGCAGCGTATACCCCAAGGTTGACATGACCGGTGGAACGAGCAAGTTCCCGGTCATGGAAGAGATCGTGCAGAAGTACTGGAAGCAGGACGACACCTTCCAGGCCAGCCTCCAACAGACGGAAGGCTGCCCGGAGTACGTCTTCTACGACGGCCCGCCGTTTGCTAACGGCCTGCCGCACTACGGCCACCTGCTCACTGGCTACGTCAAGGACATTGTCCCGCGTTACCGCACCATGGCCGGTAACCATGTGCCGCGTGTTTTCGGATGGGATACGCACGGTCTGCCTGCGGAACTAGAGGCAGAAAAGCAGCTCGGCATCACCGACAAGGCCCAGATCGAGGAGATGGGTCTGGAGAAGTTCAACGAGTACTGCGCCAAGTCCGTCCTTGAATACACCGATGAGTGGGAAGAGTACGTCAACCGCCAGGCCCGCTGGGTGGATTTCGAAAACGGCTATAAAACCATGGACCTGGACTACATGGAGTCTGTCATGTGGGCTTTCAAGGAGCTCTACGACAAGGGCCTGATTTACCAGGGCTTTAGGGTTCTGCCGTATTCCTGGGCTGAACACACGTCGCTGTCGAACCAGGAGACGCGCCTGGATGACTCGTACAAGATGCGCCAGGACCCGACCCTGACCGTGACGTTCCCGGTGGCGGGCGCACGCGAGGGCAGTGCTGCGGAGAAGACGTTGACGGATAACGCCGAGCTTGTCGACGCCTCCTTCCTCGCCTGGACCACCACTCCCTGGACCTTGCCGTCGAACCTGGCTTTGGCAGTTCACCCAGAGGTCACCTACGTCCTGTTCAAGGCTACTGAGGGCGACTTTGCTGGCCGTACGTTCATCATGGCAGAAGCTCTGGTGGGCACGTTGGCTAAGGAGCTTGGTGAAGCTGAGATCCTTAAGACCTTCACCGGTGCTGAGCTGGAGGGCTTCCAATACCAGCCGATTTTTGATTTCTTCCCGGACGTAGAAAACGCTTACCAGTTGCTTCTTGCGGACTACGTCACCACGGAGGACGGTACCGGTGTGGTCCACCAGGCTCCGGCCTTCGGTGAGGACGATATGCTGACGTGCCAGAAGTATGGCGTGGGTCTGGTCATCCCAGTCGATGAGGATGGCAAGTTCACCTCTCAAGTGCCGCCGTACGAGGGCCAGCTGGTCTTCGATGCGAACAAGGCCATCATCAAGGACCTTAAGGCTGCTGGCCGCGTGGTGCGCCATGTGACCATCGAGCACTCCTACCCGCACTCGTGGCGTTCGGGCGAGCCGCTGATCTACATGGCGCTGCCGGCCTGGTTCGTGAAGGTGACGGAGTTCCGTGACCGCATGGTGGAGCTCAACCACAATGAGATTGAGTGGCTTCCGGAGCACATCCGCGATGGTCAGTTTGGTAAGTGGCTGGAAGGCGCCCGTGATTGGAACATCTCCCGCACGCGCTACTGGGGTGCTCCGATTCCGGCGTGGATCTCCGATAACCCGGAGTACCCCCGCGTGGATGTCTACGGCTCGCTGGATGAGCTGGAGCGTGATTTCGGTGTGCGCCCGACGAGTTTGCACCGCCCGCACATTGATGAGCTGACTCGCCCGAACCCGGATGATCCGACGGGCAAGTCCATGATGCGCCGCGTGCCAGACGTGTTGGACTGCTGGTTTGAGTCTGGCTCCATGCCGTTTGCACAGAAGCATTACCCGTTTGAGAACAAGGAGTGGTTTGAGACCCACTCGCCGTCGGATTTCATCGTGGAGTATTCCGGTCAAACCCGTGGTTGGTTCTACGTCATGCATGCGCTGTCGACGGCGTTGTTTGACCGCCCCGCGTACAAGAAGGTTGTTGCGCACGGCATTGTGCTGGGTAATGACGGCCTGAAGATGTCGAAGTCGAAGGGCAACTATCCGAACGTCAACGAGGTCTTTGACCGCGATGGTTCGGACGCGATGCGCTGGTTCCTCATGTCCTCGCCGATTCTGCGCGGCGGTAACCTCATCGTGACCGAGCAAGGCATTCGCGAAGGCGTGCGCCAGGCTATCCTGCCGATCTGGAACGCCTACACCTTCCTGCAGCTCTATGCCTCCCAGGAGGCGACGTTCGATGTCAGTTCAACCAATGTGCTCGATCGCTACATCTTGGCCAAGACGCATGACTTGGTGAAGAACACCAATGACGCACTGGCCAATACCGACATTGCCTCGGCCACGGAGGAAGTCCGTCTCTTCGCTGACGCGCTGACTAACTGGTACGTGCGCCGTTCCCGTGATCGTTTCTGGGAGGGTGAGGAGACCCATGAAGAGGCTTTCAACACTCTCTATACGGTGCTGGAGACCGTCACCCGCGTGGTGGCGCCACTGCTGCCGCACGTGGCTGAGGTGATCTACCGCGGTCTGACCGGTGAGCGTTCCGTGCACTTGGCGTCCTACCCGAAGGCGGAGGACTACCCGGCTGACGACGCTCTCGTAGCTGCCATGGACGCTACCCGCGCGGTGGCATCGGCAGCGTCGTCGGTGCGCAAGTCCAACAAGCTGCGCAACCGTCTTCCGTTGCCCAAGCTGACGGTGGCGATGCCGGAGTCAGCTCGCTTGGCTGACTTCAAGGACATCATCCGCGATGAGGTCAACGTTAAGGACGTCGTGCTCACTGATGATGTTGATGAGGTCGGCACCTTCGAGGTTGTTTGTAACGCCAAGGTTGCGGGCCCGCGCCTAGGCAAGGATGTGCAGCGCGCCATCAAGAACCTCAAGGCGGGCAATTATGAGCGTGAGGGCGACGAGGTCGTCGTCGATGGCGATATTCGTCTGTCGCCGGAGGAGTACACCGAGCGCCTCCAAGCCGCCAACCCGGAGTCTACGGCGCGCGTGGACGGCGTGGACGGTTTGGTCGTGCTGGACACCGAAGTTACCGAAGAACTCGAGGCGGAGGGCTGGGCCGCTGACGTCATCCGTGGCTTGCAGGATGCCCGTAAGGCCGAGGACTTCGTGGTCACCGACCGCATCTCGGTGGTTCTTTCGGTTCCGGCAGACAAGGAAGAGTGGGCACAGCGTCACCGCGAGCACATCGCGGCGGAGGTTCTCGCTACGGACTTCACCGTGACTGTGGAGGAACTGACTGCCGATGCTGGCCAGGCCGTTCATGACGTTCTCAAGGGCGTTACCGCTACGGCGGCCAAGGCCTAA
- a CDS encoding ABC-2 family transporter permease: MSGYLSSEVMRARNSTLQWLPLIAMPFLALILIMQVSVDPRANVEAILNWQAIYLTGLAAPVAALFAASAESREKQARFGGTLWRDTSAQRQRAARLIVVLLSLFAFHLLNYGGAWAFAALMGRIGSGRLLYLGMLAFIGVVGIAGLASALARLTNLIVPVIVFLLWQMVGVSRNVVEGDFWWAWPMAWPVRLILPVAGIHQNAVALEPDSPLRAEKPWLALGLCALLALIGIGAALLTPEQTLQVKKRFKERAVPRPAVALRSYGSAAAVALRSDARRPRPYAAITPAVMNAALLGCTALALLVMVVAAMFYPVTILHGLFTYAVLPIGAGLMPVIIWPRLQKVWPLMLTEYANSARVVLTWMLAYLALVASIAAGLGLLAGGTFADEGRRFVLFAIVGGIVILISTQLVLRTGAATAIAAVLFMVILSVLVGGDVLAQTMLWVFAFPAWPESATTPLRLTIAGILGTVMLLVLWMRTQRLLERLIELVHS, from the coding sequence ATGAGTGGTTACCTTTCCTCTGAAGTAATGCGGGCTCGTAACTCGACGTTGCAGTGGCTACCGCTCATTGCGATGCCGTTCTTAGCGTTGATACTTATCATGCAGGTGAGTGTTGACCCGCGCGCCAATGTGGAGGCCATCCTCAACTGGCAGGCGATTTATCTCACTGGCCTTGCCGCTCCCGTGGCAGCGTTGTTCGCGGCAAGCGCGGAATCCCGTGAAAAGCAGGCGCGGTTCGGTGGTACGCTATGGCGAGATACCTCCGCTCAGCGTCAGCGCGCAGCCCGACTGATTGTCGTACTGTTGAGTCTGTTCGCGTTCCACCTCTTGAACTATGGCGGAGCTTGGGCGTTTGCGGCGCTGATGGGCAGGATTGGCAGCGGGAGACTGCTGTACCTTGGCATGCTGGCATTCATCGGCGTTGTGGGGATTGCAGGGTTAGCCTCCGCTCTCGCGCGTTTAACAAACCTGATCGTGCCGGTCATCGTGTTTCTTTTATGGCAGATGGTCGGTGTATCCCGGAATGTAGTCGAAGGCGACTTTTGGTGGGCCTGGCCTATGGCTTGGCCGGTGAGGCTGATTTTGCCTGTTGCTGGAATCCACCAAAACGCGGTTGCCCTGGAACCGGACTCACCGTTACGCGCTGAGAAGCCGTGGTTGGCACTAGGGTTGTGCGCGTTGCTGGCCCTCATCGGCATTGGCGCGGCGTTGCTCACCCCAGAGCAAACCCTTCAAGTCAAGAAGCGCTTCAAGGAAAGGGCTGTGCCGCGTCCGGCCGTTGCGCTCCGCAGTTATGGCTCCGCAGCAGCTGTTGCGCTTCGCAGCGACGCGCGCCGTCCTCGTCCTTACGCCGCGATAACTCCAGCAGTCATGAACGCTGCTTTGCTCGGCTGTACGGCACTTGCGCTGCTGGTCATGGTGGTTGCTGCCATGTTCTATCCGGTGACTATCTTGCATGGGCTATTCACATACGCCGTGCTGCCGATTGGTGCCGGCCTCATGCCGGTAATCATTTGGCCGCGGCTGCAAAAGGTGTGGCCGCTCATGCTCACCGAATACGCGAACAGCGCACGGGTGGTGCTGACCTGGATGCTTGCATACCTAGCTTTGGTGGCATCGATCGCCGCTGGATTAGGGCTTCTCGCCGGAGGAACCTTCGCTGATGAAGGACGACGTTTTGTCCTTTTCGCCATCGTGGGCGGCATTGTCATCCTGATATCCACTCAACTCGTGCTTCGCACGGGCGCGGCAACTGCTATTGCCGCGGTGTTGTTTATGGTCATTCTTTCCGTCTTGGTAGGCGGAGATGTCCTCGCGCAAACGATGCTATGGGTATTCGCTTTTCCAGCGTGGCCGGAATCCGCGACAACTCCGTTGCGACTTACCATCGCGGGGATTCTAGGAACTGTGATGCTTCTAGTTCTGTGGATGCGCACACAACGTCTGCTCGAACGGCTGATAGAGCTAGTACATAGTTGA